The Callospermophilus lateralis isolate mCalLat2 chromosome 3, mCalLat2.hap1, whole genome shotgun sequence genome has a segment encoding these proteins:
- the Akap5 gene encoding A-kinase anchor protein 5, which translates to METTVSEIQVENTDEMKLAEVSPQNERHEEKTSILCFKRRKKTVKAAKPKAVSEAANVARECPVEAGASDQPQHPGGTWASIKRLVTHRKRSDSSKQQKSFKAEVQPEIKDEDTDLPKKKVKSRIKIPCIKFSKGAQRSNHSRITEDSDCTIKVQKEAEGLDIQTQTQLNDQATKAKSAQDLSEGVLHKDGDEVCESNVNSTITSGENVISVELELDNGHSAIQTGTLILEKEIEMIEEKQSVQPQQASQLASSETDNQQLVASDVPPSPAIPDQKTVEESSNSVLESRPYCEDYESREMAAEENKPKDTELSQESDLKENGINAEKFKSEESKRMEPIAIIITDTEISEFDIKKSKNVPKQFLISIENEQVGVFANDSGFEGRTPEQYETLLIETASSLVRNAIQLSIEQLVNEMASDDNKINTLLQ; encoded by the coding sequence ATGGAGACCACAGTTTCTGAAATTCAAGTAGAAAATACGGATGAAATGAAATTAGCAGAAGTCAGTCCTCAGAATGAAAGACATGAGGAAAAAACATCCATTCTTTGCttcaagagaagaaagaaaacagtCAAGGCAGCGAAGCCCAAAGCTGTCTCTGAGGCTGCCAATGTGGCAAGGGAGTGTCCGGTAGAAGCAGGAGCTTCTGATCAGCCACAGCACCCAGGGGGCACCTGGGCCTCAATCAAACGTCTAGTAACACACAGGAAAAGGTCAGATTCTTCAAAGCAGCAAAAGTCATTTAAGGCTGAAGTGCAACCTGAAATAAAGGATGAGGATACTGATCTTCCTAAGAAAAAGGTAAAATCCAGAATTAAGATTCCCTGCATAAAATTCTCAAAAGGTGCACAAAGAAGTAATCATTCCAGAATTACAGAAGACTCAGACTGCACCATCAAAGTCCAAAAAGAGGCTGAAGGGTTGGATATACAAACTCAGACCCAATTAAATGACCAGGCAACAAAGGCTAAGTCAGCCCAGGACCTAAGTGAAGGCGTCCTGCACAAAGATGGTGATGAGGTCTGTGAATCAAATGTGAACAGCACCATAACATCTGGAGAGAATGTGATTTCAGTAGAACTTGAATTAGATAATGGGCATTCTGCTATTCAAACAGGAACTCTAATCCttgaaaaagaaattgaaatgatTGAAGAAAAACAAAGTGTTCAACCCCAACAAGCAAGCCAGCTTGCAAGTTCAGAAACAGACAACCAGCAACTAGTGGCTTCTGATGTTCCTCCATCACCTGCAATCCCAGATCAGAAAACTGTGGAAGAATCCAGTAACAGTGTTCTAgaaagtagaccatactgtgaagacTATGAAAGTAGAGAGATGGCAGCTGAAGAGAATAAGCCAAAAGATACTGAATTGAGCCAGGAATCagatctaaaagaaaatgggatcaatgcagagaaattcaaatcagaaGAAAGCAAAAGAATGGAGCCAATTGCTATTATTATTACAGACACTGAAATCAGTGAATTTGATATTAAGAAATCTAAAAATGTCCCTAAGCAATTCTTAATTTCAATAGAAAATGAGCAAGTAGGGGTTTTTGCTAATGATAGTGGTTTTGAGGGTAGAACTCCAGAACAATATGAAACACTCTTAATAGAAAcagcttcttctcttgtcaggAATGCTATCCAGTTGTCTATAGAACAGCTGGTTAATGAAATGGCCTCTGATGATAATAAGATAAACACTCTCCTACAGTGA